The Gossypium hirsutum isolate 1008001.06 chromosome D07, Gossypium_hirsutum_v2.1, whole genome shotgun sequence genome includes the window GAGGTTAAAACAGGGGAGTTGAAATTGCCACAGCAGGTAAGCATTAAGCATAAATTTGCTGCTACTTGAAAAGAAAATGTCTGCTACATGTTTACCACTATAGACAAAGCCAAAATGTGAAATATATCTCCACTATAGACAAAATGTGTGCTTCATGTTCTAAAAGCACTTATCATCATCTACAGACCTGTTTTGCCATACAACAATGTATTTCAATATACAATTTGCATGAATTAGTACAATATATGTACAATATATGAGAAAAAAATGATCGTTTAAAACGAGAAATAAGCAAACCAATCCATGATTTGCAAAAGTAAATACTAATCAGCAAAGAGCAGTTACAAACCAACTACTATTGGTGATATGATAGCCAATGCACTAGGCTTTATCATCTCCCTCAAAGATGTCGATGCTACAATAACAACACAGCGACCATAACCTGGTTCCTCCTTGTAGTCCTGCAGCCAGAATAATTGAATTCAACGTCACTTTCATTACTTCAATTGAAAAAATGCACAACTTTAAACAAATGCACAACTTTAAACAACAGCAGATAGATGAAGTTCCTACTCTTGTGTTCAATCCTACTTCATTCGTCGAACCTCAgcaattgaacaaaataaaaaataaaatactaacaaATATGCAGAAACCCCTAACAATCAAAACAGAAATTAGAAAATAActgaaataaaaacttaatcaaagaaacaaaaaaatagatCAAGAAAGTAGAAAACAGAAAACCCTAGAGCTTCCAATCAAGAATGTGAGTAGAAATCTACCTTCGATGAATCGCAAGAAGAGGTTATGAACAAGGCTGTAATTTTTTAGCAAGCTAATTAGATTGTTTAAAATTAGGGACACGATTAAACATATTAGGGAAGAAGATCTAGCAAACTTAAGACCAAAATCTATTCATGCAGAAGCATTTTGCTTGACACCTTTGCAACAAATTAACAAGATCCTTCAATATAAAACATAGAGGAGGAAAAACAGCAGAGAAAAGGAGGAGAGGCACACCCAAGAACAAATCACGATCAACAAAAATAATAGACAGAGAAAAGGAGAACAGAACCTATTAACAACCCAAGAAGAAGAAGCACACAGATGAGGAGGAGAGGCTGACGTTGATGGACAGAGAGGAAATAAGGAGGAAATGAAATGAGAAGGAAATGAGAGGTTGAAGCTGTGTTTTCCAAAAAATGTCGTACAGAAAAAAATCTTAAGACATTTTACGACAAGAAAAGGAGATTTTCCCGTGTTTTGaagttaattttttagaaaatcaatTCCTTTGGTCAAACAAACACCGTAAAAGAGggaaaatatttttcgtaaaatgaaatactgcaaacaaacagacccttaatGTAAGTTAAGTTTCCTGAATTCCTTTCCCTATATATACATTATGTTAGATGATGTATTGTACAAGTAAGGCTATTCCCAACCCTTGTTGAGGTGCTTTATTCTTAGCGAAGATGAATATGTTATGAGGGAAATCCACGAAGGAATATATGGTCATTACCTTGGAGGGAGATCGTTAGCTTAGAAAATTCTTTGCCAAGgatactattggcccaccatgcaGAAAGATATATTTTAGCTTGTGCGCGCTTGTGATGTTTGCTAGAAGTTCATAACAATACAACAATCTCCAGTCGAACCTCTTCAAATGATGTCCGGGCCTTTGCCATTGTGACATGGGGGATTGACATACTAAGACCATTTTCGGTGGCGGCAGCGTAAAATAATTTTGTAGTCATCGTTATCGATTACTTTACAAAATGGATGGAAGCAAAAGCTTTGGCAACCATAACCGAAAAATAGATGGAAGCTTTTACATGGAAGTCAATCATCTGTAGATCTAGTACTCCATATTTATTGATAACTGACAACGATACTCAATTCCAaggaaaatttaaagatttttgtgTAGTGTTACAAATTTCTCTTGGCCAAAGCCCGGTAAAAACACCTTAAATGAATGGCCAAGTTgaagtaataaataaaaaatcttagTAGCTTTAAAAAAAGAAGATAGACGATGTCAATGGCGCTTGGCTTGAAGAGCTTCTAGGAATTTTGTGGGCTCCCAGAACCACACCCTACACAACAACAGGCGAAACTCCATTCTCACTGGTGTATGAGGCAGAAGCGATAATTTTTGCCAAAATAGGTCTTCAGTCCCACATAACGGCCCGTTTGGGTGATGACGCTAACCAAGAGGCTTTAAAGCTTAACTTAGACCTTATTGAAGAAATGTGGGGGACCGCTAAAGTTAAAACTGTCGTTAGAGCCCAAAAGGTTTCTCGATATTATAATTCTAAGGTAAAAGCAAGCAATTCCAAGTATGTGATTTGATTCTGCGAAATGTGAAGCTAGTTTGCCATTGTCTCAAAGAGGAAAAATGACCTCCAACTGGGAAGGGCCATATAAATTTGTAAAGAATATAGGATTTGGAGCCTACAAGATTGCAAAGATAGATAGCCTTGTCTTGCCTCGTACTTGGAATGCCCACCATCTAAAGAAATACTAAGTGTAAACACAATAACTTAATTGAATGCGTTAGGCTTGTTTCCACTATTTATTATCATCTTACATTTTCTCATAAGTAGTAACCACTTACGGTTTGTCGATTTACGATTGCAACCCTATACTTACAAGATTTTTTAGAATCTTCGGGTTTGTTGATTTACAATCACAACCTTGCAGTTTCAAGATTTTTAGAATCTTACGGTTTGCCAATTTACAATTGCAACCCTATACTTACACGATTTTTAGAAACTTCTGTTTTTTTTACAATCACAACCTTGCACTTTAATGATTTTTAGAATCTTGCGGTTCACCGATTTACAATCGCAACCTTGCACTTCTAAGATTTTTAGAATCTTGCGGTTCACTGATTTAAGATCGTAACCTTGCACTTCCAAAATTATTAGAATCTTGTGATTCCTTGAGTTAATATCGTAACCTTGTACTTACAAGATTTTCATAATCTTGTGGTCTACTGATTTAACATTACAACTTAGTCCCGTGGTTCGTCGATTTAAGCTCACCACCTTTTATTTGCAAGAGTTTTGGAATCATATCTTTCACCTATTTAAAATAGAATTCTCTCTACATTTCACTAATTCTATTACCCACTTCTCGCCAAACACTTTTTGCAGTTTCCTCACTAAATCCCTTGGTCATAAACGTTGCCGATCTACACCATCGATATACTTAGCATCACTTACTAAACAAAGTTGCGATTTTAAAGTTAAGTGATATTAAACACTTTGGCATGCTTTAGCCATAATCTAAGCCGATCTAGACCACCAATTCTACTTCAATAAGTCAAGTTTCATATAGTTGagcaatattaaatattttacgGACTTCAAGTtagtaacaaaaaaataaaacgtATCCCACCAATCTAAGATTGCataaaaacacataaaatttGAAAACCACACTTATAGTTCAATACAATCAAATCttggtaaacaaatgaaaacaaataaaacataaacTCATACATAACCAACTAGTTTTCTATGGGTGCAGCTTCCACGGTGGGGGCAATATCCTTTGGTTCTTCACATCTTTCTCTGGTGGTCTCCTCAATGTTAATAGCACTTGCCTCTATAGGCTCAATAGATAGGAAGAGCTTTCTTGAGCTTTTCCATACTTCCACAAACCCTTCCCATTTCTTtccaaaaaagagaaaaaatatcaAAACCTAAATCAACATTAATCGCACTACTCAAAGAATCGAAGTTCACATGTCAGACATCAAAAGGGTCAACAGCAACCTGAGCATGAAGAATGATGTTTAATTTCAGTTTTGGTAAATAATCTTGAAGATTTTTTAGCATCTCGACTTCATATTTCTCTAATGTTACTTGCTGGTTTTCTTGAAATTCTCCATTTCAACATTGTGCCTTTTCTCCATCCCTTCGATCTTTGTCTTGCAAGAAGCCTCAATTTTATTCACCTTCTCCCCTAACACCGACTTCTCTATTTTCTACCCATCAAGCTCTTACTTCATCTTCTTCCCCTTCTTTTCGTAGGTAGTAACATCCTTTTCTATTTTCCTATTCCTTTCCTCCAACTCCTTCTACAATTGATGAACTTTTTTCAGAGCCTGCTGGCTGACCTTGTTCTCTTTCTTAGATTCCTTCAACTTAAGTTCCTCGTCAGTATAAGCTTGTCGTAGACCACATGTAATGATCTCAATCTTAGCAATAATCATTTGTAGGGACCTCAACAACTCATCCATAGAAGGTTTGTTCGCACAAACCGCCAACTAATAAGGATATACACTCTACTTCACCTCTTTTAAAATGCTTTCCTCCCACTTTTTCATCACCTCATTGGGAGAGAAAGTGTCACACCCCAAGTTTAGAAGACATAAGATTTTGGCATATAGCATAAAATAATATGCTTGACGAAGTGTAACCCGCCCATATATTTCTTTTGGCGCATAGGTCTGGGTGTATTGTAACTGTTGTGTATGTAAGTGAAGATTTTATTTCAGGATGTTCTGTTATTTAAAGGAAAAGATAGTGTTAAACGAAAAGGGATAAGTATGATATGAATTATTGTCAAAGGTATAATATGCCTTGTTTTTCTAAAGTGTTGTGCTACTTAGGTTGTAAAGTAACCTAGTTAGAAACCAACTGGATAGACTAGTTTGATATTTATAATGTGGGATTCTCATttatatttctcttgaaaattttAGACCATTAAGAAGGAAAATTCTGAAATACGTAACACTTGTTAATTCCAATGAGTAGGATGggttatatatgtgtgtgaaaggAGTTCAAAAAAAGGTCTTTCTTCCTTGAATGTTGTTCTCTGATTCTTTTTCTAGACATATTATTGATTATTAAAATTACTATATTATGTTCTAAGTTGAGCTAAGTAGAGTAAGGATTGTGTTGAGGGGGGATATTGGTGATTGTGATGTTTAACTTCCAATGTTGTTTGGTTTTGTTCAATAAATTGCAATAGGGGAGATTGTTGAGGCAAGATGAGCTGATAATTGCTGAGTGGCACTCGGTAGTGCCAACTACAGACTACCATTAAGGTGCTTAAATACTTGCcttatttggtttgataatttaatgaagaaaatctTTGGACCTGTTAATGTGTTGTTTTTTTAAGATACTATGCTCCATCTATTGAAACCAATCCTTGGATTTTGAATATTGTATTAGATTCAGGTGAATCAAATCAACCCTTAGAACATGAAGGATCGATCAAGACTGTGCGCTATTCTGGAAATCATATCTTCGATTGATTGTATTTTGACTATTGAGTTGGTAATAGCTATTTTAAGGAGTAACATTGTATTCACTTAGATTCTATCTTATCAAGCCAAATATTGATATATGCTTTGAGGTTTGTCTAAGTTTTGTATGAGAGCTTATTGAGTTCATTCTAACATGTTCATTGAGGAACTGTTTTTATGAGGGAGTGCAAacttttgttgtaaacattgttGAGTTTTTACTGCCCAAGTTCTCAAGGGGGGATTTGGAGGTGAGTATTCTAGTCTTTTGGTACAAATGTGAGATCTCTATACTTAGAGAATGTTAGAGTGTGAATCACTTGTTGTATTGTGGATTAAAGATAATGGAATTACTCATTAAGCTAGGCTTTATAAACGTAAGGAAACTGAACtgtgtaaacaaaccttgatgttctttatatttttgtttgCACAGTTTTCGTAATGCCAAGCCATGGTGGTTACTACATTCTAGcacttttatttatgttttgtatttcaCCAAACAAGAAACTTAAAGTTTCaacattaattatgaaaaaaaatggaaTAGGACAAAGTTATGAAATCCAATTCTTActataacttttttttcttttttaaactataactatatttttaatataggCCAATTCTTTTCTTATTATAACTTAATTTTATGGtttgttgtaattttttttaccaatcaAATGAATATTaacaatatttataaatatattttttccaaAGGTAAGTTCAGGTGGAAAGATAATTCTTGTTCACTTAggtattttattgtttttaaggGGAAAAAAGtgaattatttatgaaagttATGTTGCAACTCTTACtgtttttaacattttcttttttgtaatattaaaaaagattaaatttcataaaatttatataatatttaaaaattatgggataatatttggtacattggtaatgtattttttttacaagtagttttaaaaaattatcatgtgtCTCTTTTCtaaaaagatttatttatttaatattttattatacttataGAACACTTATCAATCCCTTGATCTTATTTGTGGAATCTAAAATCTCTACGAAAAGTATACCAAATGTTTTCtcaaaaagtattaaaataatttttgacaaaagatATTTTTTGTTAAccataacaaatttaatattGATCCGAtgcaaatatataatataattttttttttggctagATGCATATACTTAATAATCTTAATAACTCATTTTAATCCTCTAAATACCgcttgtaaatttgtaattttattagtAATGTATCAAATAATAACACTTAATTAAAGATGAAGCTCGATTCCAAGGTTGAGATCTTGTCATAGCAATTGGTGTCAAACTTTTTAAGCAAATCTATAATCCTTGGTGTTTGATTAGGGATTTTCTTTTTTAGGTTACGTTTGGATAACAAAAAGTAAAtgaatgaaagtgtaattattaaGATAGTAATTACACTCTCTTGTAATTACAAAGAATTGTAATTCTATAGGTGTGTTTGGCTGACAAATTATAATTACATCGTAATTTCCTATGCTATGTTTAGTAGTGCAAATTGTAATGacacaattacataatttatagttttaaaaaacattggttattgtaaaaaattattagtattgtaaaaataatttttaaacaagtaacaaaaaataaaatcaaatcatcatatgtattatgttagcctaaaaaattagttgataatacgattattattaaaaatagcaagaaaaataaattacatatgcaaattttatctaattgttctagtgCATATTTTTTGAGTTAttccctctttaatatttaacatatgttcCTTATCACCATTTGTTGGTCCTTGATCGAGTTTATCATCATTTGAATTTGAACTAGCATCATTAAGATCATCAAGATCTCCTTCTATGTACTGTTCGAAGTATGAATCATCTCAATTCCACCtatgattgaagttatgaaaAATGCAACATGCTAGTATGATTCAACCTTCTTTTATGCTATACTAAGGTGATGTTGTTcatatgagaaatatttttttagaataatcaATAAATTTTCAACCACATTTCGAAGCCttgaatgtctcaaattaaagagtttgtgAGCTATCTATAGTGCTTGTGTCTAACACCATTCCCTCAAATGGAATCATACTCCACAACATGGTGCAAGAAAACCTTTGCTATTCACATAATTAGCATCAACCTTATAATACATGGCTTCAGAGTCCAAATAGTCTGAAGTTTTAATCacaaaaacttatataaacttaactTGGAAAAAAGACTTACATTAGTTATATCTCTTTTTATAATacgtaaattaaatgaaaaatagtataaaatttataatgtataacctttacaaaaaaaatataaattgtctaaaatttttataacacttcttataaataatataattttttcttaatttttttataaaaaagttatgataaaaaactataatattttttataaataaatatatatattttataatatatagtatggaaacataaataatttatatccATACTTGgccataattttttataaataaatatactataacacttttataacatataaattattttttattataaatttttttgccataactttaaaatatttttaggatttaaataataaaactttttgttataaaagatataaaaatacacaaattatttttataatataaatttttaagatttataatgtaaattttttttttgctataatCATTCCAAACACTTTTACATGTTAAtgcttataatataaattttataacttgtataaaaataactttttaaaattgaatttaggTGTAATTACCTGAGTAATTACTCCAATTCTCATCCTTCTACTAAGAATTGAAAAGTATAATTAGAATGCTACAATTACGCCCAAGTCGGTGAGGCCCGctaattacaataattatctaaatatgtcatttttatgtaattataaataattatacctaaattcaattattaagtaatttttcaaGCACTATCTTAATAAAAATCGTAGCAAAATTCTACTATGCGCTCCAAGAAAAATGTGTATATCAAAATTTCTAACTAAAGCgttaaaaattttggtataacttaaaaaatttagtaTGCCTTTTTTTTCTCTAGCATACAGCATAGCCTCTCAAGATTGGCTTTAGAGATTGAATAAACAAGGATCCTTTTTAAAGAACAACTGAAGAAGCAGTAAAATTATAGAACGCAACTCTTTTGTACGGTAACAATACCAACACCGACGAAACATTTGTTGCGTGCGGCTGAAACGATGACAATTGCTTTCAATTGCGGCTACAATAAACAAATGGAATTTGGAAggaggaaataaaaaaatacagatTTAAGCATTTTGCGTAATACCACAAATTCATCTCACTTTTCCAAACTTTTGTAATCAGTCACAACACAGACAATTGTTTTTGTTTTAGGCTTGGGTTCGTtagagaaaatttatttaatagatatatatgtattaaaatagcTAATTATGATATTAAAGATAATTcttataaattcaaattaaaagttataaaaagagACTAAACTTTAGTAAAACAAATATCtcttcaaaacaaataaaatattttcctttaGTTTGTTAAAATCAAGCCataatgaattataattaatacaaaatctgaaattcaagaaataaatatatcaaggACTGGCATGGCCCTATGGAGTTGTTTTTCCACGTTTCTATTTTCCGGCTACTTGTGTTGAAAGTTACCCAGGTAGCCGTTTCTAATATAATGTACATTCTCTTGCTTCAAAATTAGAAGTGTAAAGTATAAATATCACACTTGCATGTCAAGAAAACGGCTCCAAATTCGCATTTATAAAAGCAGAACAACCACGTGTTGTTCGTCATAAACCAATCCtacttatttatttcttaaatctTATTCTTAAGAGCACCAATTGATTGAATTGCCAACGATGGCCCCCAAGTCTACTTCTTGCTATGCTCGTGTCTTTTCCATAACTTTATTCGTCATTTTCATGGCTAGTCATGGATCGAACGCCGCCACCAAAGCCCTACTCATAAAAGTTGATCCATCGGGGAAGGGAGACTATAGGAAAATACAAGATGCCATTGATGCAGTGCCATCAAACAACAAACAAGTTGTACTCATATCGGTTAAGCCTGGAATCTACGAAGAAAAAATTATTGTGCCTGCCAATAAACCTTTCATTACAATAAGCGGTTCTAACCCAAATGACACTGTCATAACTTGGAATGATAGTGGGAATATTTTTGAATCGCCTACTTTCTCAGTTTTGGCTTCTGATTTTGTTGCCCAATACCTCACTATTCAGGTATCATATTACCTTATGCGTTACTAATGTTCAAAAGGTTGGGATTTCGATTTTCAGCCTTTGGGATCCCTTTGATTTAATTAACGAATCCTTTGTCTTAATGTTTATAGAATACGTATGGAGTTGGTGCCAAAGCAGTAGCATTGAGGGTATCTGGAGACAGGGTAGCTTTCTTCGGGTGTAGGATCTTATCGTACCAGGATACCTTGTTAGACGACACTGGAAGGCATTATTATAGCAATTGTTACATTGAAGGTGCTGTTGATTTCATTTGTGGGAATGCTGCTTCTCTTTTTGAGGTAAACACAATTGTAGTACGACATTAAGATGATTATTTTACAGTTTCGACTCTTACCTTTCTGATATTcgaactattaatttttttctcagaAATGCCATTTGCATTCGCTATCAGAAGGAGATGCATCAATAACAGCCCAACACAGAGACTCACCATCACAAAACACAGGATTCACTTTCTTGGGTTGCAAGATAACTGGAATTAAGACTGCTTTACTAGGAAGGGCATGGGGTCCATATTCCAGGGTCATTTTTGCCTTCACTTATATGTCTAATGTGATTCTGCCACAAGGATGGGATGACTGGGGAGACTCATCCAAACAAAGGTAAGCAAAAGATTACCCCCCAAAAAATAACTCAAATATTTTTCGATTCTTCCTTAATGATTGTAAAAGCAAAATTCTCAATTCCTTTGTTTTTGTTGATTCCACAGTTCGGTGTTCTATAGAGAATACAAATGTTATGGACCTGGTGCTAGTACAAAGAAAAGGGTTGAATGGGCAAAAGAGCTGACTATCGAAGAAGCAAATCCTTTTTTGACGAAGAACATGATTGGGGGCAAGAGTTGGATTACATCAACGACATATCGTTTCACGAAATTGTCTTCAAATGCCATTTCTAGAAATAACACTCGACATCATGCCTGATTAATAGCAACCTTGCTAAAGTTTTGCattaattctttttttcttttttaattcgtTTCACATGTACCATTTACAAGGaagatgtaacaccctaaacacAGCCTAGACGTCCAGTCCAAGTTTAGAGAGTTACATCATCAATACTCAATTACCACACAAATAACACAATAATACTAAACCATGCTTCGCATAATATTATTCATCACAAAGATTAGTTAAGTGTATAATCTTCCAAAGTCATACTATCATAGCTTaccaatgtaacaccctaaacccgacccaatctttatggccgaatctggcgtgtcacatcaaagagtcgataaaaaattgattttgtcgttaaaatttcatttctatGTTTAAATCATTTTGCTCGAGTTTAGCAAATTATCTCATAAAAAACGTTTACTTAATTTAGGTTATTCCAATCGCGAAAGCTACTAAAGTTTGAAATGTAAAAAACGTCTGTTTTAAGTGTTTTTGGAAAAtagttgttaattttgaaaatacgtgtttagcagttttaaataaggaaat containing:
- the LOC107956693 gene encoding putative pectinesterase 11 yields the protein MASHGSNAATKALLIKVDPSGKGDYRKIQDAIDAVPSNNKQVVLISVKPGIYEEKIIVPANKPFITISGSNPNDTVITWNDSGNIFESPTFSVLASDFVAQYLTIQNTYGVGAKAVALRVSGDRVAFFGCRILSYQDTLLDDTGRHYYSNCYIEGAVDFICGNAASLFEKCHLHSLSEGDASITAQHRDSPSQNTGFTFLGCKITGIKTALLGRAWGPYSRVIFAFTYMSNVILPQGWDDWGDSSKQSSVFYREYKCYGPGASTKKRVEWAKELTIEEANPFLTKNMIGGKSWITSTTYRFTKLSSNAISRNNTRHHA